The Methylocella tundrae genome contains the following window.
CGCCCAGTTCGCGCACGGTCTGGGTCGGCTGGATGAAGGTGCGCCCGACATAATGGTTGCGGATGATGCCGAGTTCAAAGGGAATGCCGGAGGATTGCGCATAGCCGATCGCGGCGGGCACGCCTGAATCCGGCACCGGCACCACGACGTCGGCCTCTACGCCCGATTCGCGCGCGAGTTCGGCGCCCATCGCCTTGCGCACATTGTAGACCGGCCGGCCATGCACGATTGAATCTGGACGGGCGAAATAGATGTATTCGAAAATGCAGGGGCGCATCGGGCGCGGCGGGAAGGGGCGCAGGCTTTCAATGCCTTCTTTCGAAATGACGACGATCTCGCCATTTTCGATATCGCGCACGAAGCGGGCGCCGATAATGTCGAGAGCGCAGGTTTCCGAGGCGAGAATATAGTTGCCGTCGAGTTCGCCGAGAACCAGAGGGCGGATGCCGAGCGGATCGCGAGCGCCGATCAGCATTGTATTCGAGAGAGCGACGAGCGCGTAGGATCCTTCGAGCGCGCGCAGGGCTTCGATGAAGCGCTCGACGATGCGCAGCCGGCGGCTGCGCGCCATCAGATGCAAAATGACTTCGGTGTCGGATGTCGACTGATAGATGGCGCCGGTCTGGACGAGATCACGCCGGAGGGTCAGTCCGTTGGTGAGATTGCCGTTGTGGGCGACCGCGAAGCCGCCGGAATTCAATTCGGCGAAGAGCGGCTGCACATTGCGCAGAATGGTCTCGCCGGTCGTCGAATAGCGCACATGGCCAATCGCAGCCTCGCCCGGCAGGCGGGCGATGGTCGAGGCTTTGGAGAAATGATCGCCAACGAGGCCGAGGCGGCGCTCAGAATTGTAGCGCTGCCCGTCAAAAGAGACGATGCCCGCCGCTTCCTGGCCGCGATGCTGCAAGGCGTGCAGTCCGAGCGCGGTGACGGCGGCGGCGTCCGGATGGCCGAAGATGCCAAAGACGCCACATTCCTCGCGGAGCCGATCGGCTTCGAGGTCTAGATCCGTCCAGCTGCTCGAACCAGAATGGGCTGCGTCATCCATAACCGTCTCCTGCCGCTCTCGACGAGCAGCTTGGCGTTCAAGCTATTGCTGGCGTGTTTCTGAACGTTGAGCCATGTCTCACAGACTCGAGCCGCGCCGACGCCACAAAAGTTACATAATGCAACTCACGCCATTCGTCGACCCTCCGCGGGAGCGATGATTGTCGCACCCCCGGCGTTTTCTCTTGAGAGAAGCGGATTCTTTCCTGTGCATAGCGGCTTCGCCTTGGCGCGCGCCAAACATGCTCGCGCCGCGAGGCTCAGGTCTTTTTCCCGCTCGGAGGCTTCGGAGTCGGAAGCGGCGCGGTTGGCGCGACGTCGCTGTCGGGCGCCGCCTCTTCGTTCGGGACGGCCTTCGGCTGCTTCAGCTTGGCGAGCAGGCCCTCGGGATCGTCGGGCAGCATCGCCATGAGTTGATCGCCGGTGACTTGCAGCAAGGGCCGCATGCGCGCTGTTCTGACCCATTCGGGCTGCGTCTTTTCAGGAACGAGCCAGTTGAAGAAGATGAAGGCGATGACGCAAAGGAGAAGACCGCGCACCGCTCCGAAGACGAAGCCAAGCGAGCGATCGAGCGCGCCGACTTTCGAATCGAGAATGGCGTCCGAAAACTTGATGGTGATCAGCGAGACCACGATCAGGGTCACGAAGAAAACGCCCGCGGCGGAAACGGCGAGCGCGATCACGTCCTTGGCGATGTATGGTTTCACATAAGGCAGCACCAGCGGATGCAGGTAGACCGCGGCCAACGCCGCAGCGCCCCATGAGGCGATGGCCAGCACCTCGCGGGTGAAGCCCCGCAGCATGGCGAGAAAGGCGGAAATCAGGATGACGACGATCAAGCCCAGATCGAGATAGGATGGCATTGTTGTTTGGCCCCTTGCGCCCAAATCCCATGTTTGATGCCGCGGGCGCGCGGAGCGCCGCTGCTATCGACTGACGTTGCCGGGTAGACCGGCGCCAAAACGAGCAAAAGACCACGATAGCGCCGAAAGCGTCGCGAATTTCTTATAGCGAGCCGATCGGCCCCAGTCACCCCGCAAAGAGAAGGCGCGAAGGCGAGGCCCTCCGCCAGCGTTATCGGAGGTCAGTCGCGCTGGCGCGCCGCCTCGCGCTTGCCGGCGCCGATTTCCGCCGCCAGTCCCGAGATGTGCTTGCACCCGCGCACGGCCAGATCTTTTGAAACGGCCTCGCCGCGCTCGCTTGGCCCATGCGGAATGGTGGCGCGGCAAAAGCCGAGTTTTGCCGCCTCTTTCAGCCGCGCGAGTCCATGCGCCACCGGCCGGATCGCGCCCGAGAGCGCGATTTCGCCGAAGAAAACCGAATCGGCGGACAGCGCTATGTTGCTCAAGGATGAAACCAGGGCGGCCGCCGCGGCAAGGTCGGCGGCCGGTTCGCCAACCCGCAATCCGCCCGCGACGGTGAGGTAAATGTCATATTGGCTGAGTTTCACGCCGGCGTGCGTTTCGAGAACGGCGACGATCATGGCAAGGCGCGAGGCGTCCCAGCCGACGACGGCGCGCCGCGGCGTGCCGAGGGAGCTTTGCGCCACCAGCGCCTGAAATTCGACAAGCAGGGGGCGCGAGCCTTCCATCCCCGCGAAGACGGCGGCTCCGGGCGCCGCGGCGTCCCGCGCTGAGAGAAAAAGGGCGGAGGGGTTGGCGACTTCCGCGAGGCCGCGTCCAGTCATCTCGAAGACGCCAATCTCATCAGTCGGGCCGAAGCGGTTCTTGACCGCGCGCAGCAGGCGAAGATCGCGGCCGCCTTCGCCTTCGAAGGAAAGAACGGCGTCGACCATGTGTTCGACCACGCGCGGGCCGGCGATCTGGCCGTCCTTGGTGACATGCCCGACAAGGATCACCGCCGCACCGGTCGTCTTGGCGAAGCGGATCAGCGCCTGAGCCGCGCCGCGCACCTGGCTCACCGTGCCCGGCGTCGATTCAACGAGGCTCGTCCACATGGTCTGGATCGAATCGATGACGACGAGGGAAGGGCGCTTGCCGCGGCTCAGCGTTGCAATGATGTCTTCGACGCTGGTTTCGGCGGCGAGTTCGACCGGACTTTTCGCAAGGCCAAGGCGCTGCGCCCGCAGACGCACCTGGTCGACAGCCTCTTCGCCCGAAATATAGACGACGCGCTGACCCTTGGCGGCCAGCGCCGCGCAGGCCTGAATGAGCAGCGTCGATTTGCCGATGCCGGGCTCGCCGCCGAGCAGAAGCACGGAGCCGGAGACAAAGCCGCCTCCCGTCACGCGGTCGAGTTCGCCGATGCCGGTCAAGATGCGCGGCGGCGCCGGGCGGTCCGTCTCGATCAGGCCTGAAAGCTCGAAAACCCGGCCCTTGCGCATGCCAATCGCCGCCTGCGCGCCAATGCCGGTCGCGGCGCTTTCTTCCGTGATCGTGTTCCATTCTCCACAGGCCTCGCAGCGGCCTTGCCAGCGCCCTGTGACGGCGCCGCAGTTCTGACAGACGAATGAGGCGTGCGGCTTCGCCATCAGCGCGCCTGTCTCAATATGGAGATCACAGAGTCTCTTTCATTTCCAATATGTTGGACCGGTAGTCCACAAGCGGGCGGAAATCGCGCGCCGCTCAGATATGGTCGGGCAAGGCGTCTTCGCGGGCGAGATTGGAGAAGCGCGTCATTTCCGCTTCAAAAGCAAGCTCGACGGTTCCGGTCGGGCCGTGGCGCTGCTTGCCGATGATGACCTCGGCCTTGCCGTGGACGTTCTCCATGTCGGTCTGCCACTTGATGAATTCCTCGGTGCCTTCGCGCGGCTGCTTGTTATTCAGATAATATTCCTCGCGATAAACGAACATCACGACGTCGGCGTCCTGCTCGATCGAACCCGATTCGCGAAGGTCGGAGAGTTGCGGGCGCTTGTCGTCGCGCGATTCGACCTGACGCGATAATTGCGAAAGGGCGATCACCGGCACGTTCATCTCCTTGGCCAGAGCCTTGAGGCCGGTGGTGATTTCGGTCACCTCCTGCACGCGGCTGTCACCCCTGCTTTTCGAGCCGCCGAGCAATTGCAGATAGTCGATGACCAGAACGTCGAGGCCGCGTTGGCGTTTCAAGCGGCGCGCCCGCGCGGTCAATTGCGCGATCGACAAGCCGCCGGTCTGGTCGATGTAAAAAGGGATCGACTGCATAAGCCGCGCGGCGTCCGCGATGCGATGGAATTCGGATTCGCTGATGTCGCCACGCCGGATCTTGTAAGACGCCACGGCGGCCTGTTCAGCGATGACGCGCGTCGCCAGCTGCTCGGCCGACATTTCAAGCGAGAAAAAGCCGACGATGCCGCCATTGATCGTCTCGGGCGTGCCGTCGGGGCGCGTCTGAAATTCATAGGCCTTGGCTATGTTGAAGGCGATGTTGGTCGCAAGCGCCGTCTTGCCCATGCCCGGCCGTCCGGCGACGATGATGAGATCGGAGGCCTGCAAGCCGCCCATTTTGTGGTCGAGATCGACAAGCCCGGTCGATATGCCGGAAAGATGCCCGTCGCGCTCAAAGGCTTTCGCCGCCATGTCGACGGCGATCGTCAAAGCGTCGGAAAAACGCTGGAAGCCGCCCTCATATCGGCCGGTCTCAGCGACCGAATACAGCTTGCGCTCGGCCTCCTCGATCTGCTCGCGCGGCGAAGCGGCGACGGGCGCGTCATAGGCCGCGTTGACGATGTCCTCGCCAATCAGGATGAGATCGCGGCGGATCGCCAGATCATGGATCGTGCGCCCGTAATCCTCTGCGTTGATGACCGTTGTCGCCTCGGCGGCGAGGCGTGCGAGATATTGCGGCACGCTCATGCCGCCAAGATCATGGTCGCCGAGGAAGGTTTTGAGCGTTATCGGCGAGGCGAGCTTGCCGGCCCGGATCAATTGCCCCGCGACGTCGAAAATGCGCCTGTGCACATCCTCGGAAAAATGCGCGGGCTTCAGAAAGTCGGAGACGCGATCGAAGGCGTCATTATTGACGAGGATCGCGCCGAGCAACGCCTGCTCGGCCTCGAGATTATGCGGGGCGAGCCGGTAGCCCGGCGCCTCGGCGCCCTGCCGCGCGCCGGACTTGCTGATCAGATTGTCGATGGCTGACATTCAGTCTTTCTTGCGAATCACTTCAAAGCCTTCACCATGCGGCTGGCCTACTTGCATGCCACGCATATTGGCCCGGCGCAAAAAACAACTCGATTCGCGCCCGCTATCCACATCGTCTGCGGGCGATGTGGAAGATGTTGTGGACGCTCCAGAGCATATTCCGATCAGATCGGTTCGACCTGATCGACAAGAATATGCTCAAGCTTTTGAATCTGGAGCGATTTCTGATCGATCGAATGACTCCATTCGATCGAAAAGCGCGCCAGGCGTCGGCTGACGCCGCCCATCCAAACAACGGCTTTTTAGCGGCGCCGACGCTCGCCGGCGCCCGTCTTCACTGCCGCAGGCTCGCCTACCATTCCTCATCCTGTTTGCCGCCGGGACATTCCTTCCTTTCGAGGCATTGGCATCGTCCAGTGCCTTGCTGGCAATTGGGTTTGCGGTTTGTCCCGCATGTATAGCTCGCGCCATCTTGACCGGTGTAGGGGCCTCCGCAAGCTCCTTCGGAATATCCGAAGTCGGCGGCCGCAAGAAAAGCAAGGCCTAGAAATCCATAGGCGACAGGGATGAAAACTCTAAGCATCGTCTCGGCGACCCGCGGGTTGCATGAAATTCCAAAAAAGCTGAATGGGGGAGCCCTTCCGCCGACGCGGGCCTCGCCTCCGGCGCTCCTCATCATGAGGGCTTTCGGGCGGCGGCCAAGAGTTGCCTCATCCGCCCCGCAGCAGCTTCGCGGCGCGTGGGGCGAAATAGGTTAAAACAGCGTCGGCGCCGGCCCGTTTGAAGGCGAGCAGGCTTTCCATCATCGCTTTGTCGCCGTCAAGCCAGCCATTGTTCACCGCTGCTTGAATCATCGCGTATTCGCCGGACACCTGATAGGCGAAGGTCGGCAGGCCGAATTTGTCTTTCACCCGGCAGATGATGTCGAGATAGGGCAGGCCCGGCTTCACCATCACGATGTCGGCGCCTTCCAGTATATCCTGCGCGACCTCGCGCAGCGCCTCGTTCGAATTCGCGGGGTCCATCTGATAGGTGCGCTTGTCGCCGATGAGCGTCGCCCTGGTGCCGATGGCGTCGCGGAATGGGCCATAGAAAGCCGACGCGTATTTGGCCGCATAGGCCAATATCTGCACGGAGTGAAAACCTTCGGCGTCGAGCGCCGCCCTGATCGCCCTGACGCGGCCATCCATCATGTCGGACGGCGCAATCATGTCGGCGCCCGCGCGGGCCTGATTCAGCGCCTGCTGCGCCAGCACCTCGACCGTCTCATCGTTCAGAATTTCCTCGCCGGCCATTAGCCCGTCATGGCCGTGGCTGGTATAGGGATCCAGCGCGACATCGGTGATAAGGCCAAGATCCGGCGTCGTTTCCTTGATCGCCCGCACGGCGCGGCAGACAAGGTTTTCGGGATTCAGCGCCTCGCTGCCGGTCTCGTCGCGCAGCGCCGGATCGGTATAGGGAAAAAGCGCGAGCGCTGGAATTCCCAAGGCCTGCGCCTCGCGCGCGGAATCGACGGCCGCGTCGATCGAAAGCCTGTCGACTCCTGGCAGAGAGGAAATCGGCTCGCGCAGATTGACGCCTTCGCAAACGAAGATCGGCCAGATCAGATCGGCGGGGGTCAAAACATTCTCGCGTACGAGACGACGCGCCCAATCGGCTTTGCGGTTCCGGCGCAGACGCAGCAGGGGTTCGCCGCGTGGCGCCGGCCGCGGCTGCGCTTCGGCGCTCGCAGGCGGCGCGAGCGCCAGCAGTTCGGTTGTCGGCTGACGTTTTGATTTTGGATTGAGCGGCCAAATCATGCAAAAATCTCCCGCGTCAGGCTCGGCTCGGACGCGATCGATGTGTAAGCTCAGCCATCCTTCATCGCAAGCCGCGGGCGCAGCTCTAGCCGCGGCCGCGACCCTATCGCGCATCCTCCAAATCAAAAAGGTGAATGATGGGACTGCTCGTCGACGGCGTATGGCGCGACCAATGGTATGACACGCAGAGCACGGGCGGGCGCTTCGAGCGCGACGCCGCCAAGTTCCGCAATTGGGTGACGCCGGATGGCGCGCCGGGGCAGAGCGGGGAGGGCGGCTTCAAGGCGGAGCCCGGCCGCTATCATCTTTACGCCGCCTATTTTTGTCCCTGGGCGCATCGGACATTGATTTTCCGCGAGCTGAAAGGCCTCGCGCCGATGATCGGACTGTCGATCGTCAACTGGCTGATGCGGGAGAACGGCATCACCTTTGCTCCGGGCGAGGGCGTCATCGGCGATCCGATCCATCACGCCAGCTTTCTGTACGAGGTCTATCGCGCCGCCGCGCCCCATTATTCCGGCCGCGTCACGGCGCCAGTCCTTTGGGACAAGGAAAAGCAGACGATCGTCTCGACCGAATCCTCCGAAATCATCCGTATGTTCAATTCCGCCTTCGACGGCGTGGGGGCGAAAGCCGGCGATTTTTACCCGGAGGATCTGCGCGGCGAAATCGACGCGCTCAACGCGCGCATTTATCCGACGGTCAACAATGGCGTCTACAGGGCCGGCTTTGCAACGACCCAAGCGGCCTATGAGGAAGCGATCGGACCCTTGTTCGACACGCTGGATTTTCTCGACGCCCGGCTCGCGGACTGCCGTTATCTCTGCGGCGACCGCATCACCGAAGCCGACATCAGGCTGCTGACGACCCTGCTGCGCTTCGACATCGTCTATGTCGGCCACTTCAAATGCAACGTCCGGCGCATCGCCGATTATGCAAACCTTTTCGGCTATGTCCGCGACCTTTATCAGACTGACGGCATCGCCGCGACTTTTCACCCGGACCACATCAAAGGGCATTATTATCAGAGCCATTTACAGATCAATCCGACCGGGATCGTTCCCGTTGGCCCAAGAATCGATTTTTCCGCGCCGCATGACCGCGCGCGCCTCACCAGCGGCCTCGCATGATTTCGCGCCCTAGATCATCTCCTCAGGGGGAGCGAGGAGATGCCGCGCCCTGAGGACCGCGGCGGGATCGCGGCCCGCATTGGCCGCGAAGGCCAGCAACAACGCCTCATTGGACGCCAGAAAATCGAGAACGCCGACAAAAAATCCAGGTTCGGCGGCGGCGGCGCGAAGATTGCCAATTTCGAGCCCCGAGAGGCTCATGAAACGTTCGAGCGCCGCCGGATCGGCCGCGATATAGCCCAAAACCTCAATGGCGAGCGCCTCGGCGCTCTCCTTGGCGGCTTCCCGCGGACCGGCGGCCTTGCCGGGATTCGACCGATTACCGCCATTTTGCATATTGGCGATTTCCCTTTCGTCAATTTCTATCCGTTAAGCCTTGCAGTTATGATCGGATGGCTCGAAAGCCAGGGCGGTCCGCCCTCTGCAAGGGTGGAAGTGGGTCTTCGATGGAAAAAACTATCCTGATCGTAGAAGATAATGAGCTGAACATGAAGCTGTTCAACGACCTCCTTGAAGCGCACGGCTACCGCACGGTGCAAACGCGCAGCGGCGTCGAGGCCGTCGGACTCGCCCGCCAGCATATGCCGGACCTGATCTTGATGGATATCCAGCTGCCGGAGGTTTCGGGGTTGGAGGTCACGCGCCGGCTGAAGGAGGATGAGGGATTGCGCCATATTCCGGTCATCGCCATCACCGCTTTCGCGATGAAGGGGGACGAGGACAAGATCCGGCAGGGCGGATGCGAAGCCTATCTCTCAAAGCCGATCTCGATCGTCAAATTTCTCGAAACCGTGCGCAGTTACCTGCACGAACAATAATTGTCGCGCCGTTGCTTGCGGCGCCCCCGCCTTTGCCGGCCGCATGCTCGAAGGGGAGCCATATGACCGCACGCGTATTGGTCGTCGACGATATTCTCCCCAATCTCAAGCTGCTCGAGGCGCGGCTCACGGCCGAATATTTCGACGTCGTGACCTGCACAAACGGCCCGGAGGCGCTTTCGGTCTGCTCCAAGGGAGATTGCGATATCGTTCTGCTCGACGTCATGATGCCGGGAATGAATGGATTTGAGGTCTGCCGCCGCCTCAAGGCTGATCCGGCAACGGCGCACATTCCGGTTGTCATGGTGACGGCTCTCGATCAGACTTCCGACCGGCTGACAGGCCTTGAGGCCGGCGCGGACGACTTTCTGACCAAGCCGATCGACGAGATCGCGCTTCTCGCGCGCGTGCGCTCGCTCGCCCGTCTGAGGCTCGCTCTCGACGAATTGCGCACCCGCGCGATGCGCGCGGCGCAACTTGGAATTAACAATCCGCTCGCCTCTGTGATGAACGAGAATGGCTCCGGGGGGCGCATTCTTGTCGTCGACGACCGCCGTTCGTCGAGCGAGACGGTCACGGGCGCACTGCGCGCTCTGCACGACGTCGAACTCGAGCCGGACGCGCTGGAGGCGCTCGTCGAAGGCGCCGCTGGGCGCTATGATCTCTTTATCGTCAGCCTCAGCCTCAACGCCTATGACGGGCTCCGGCTCTGCAGCCAGATTCGCTCAGTCGAGGCGACCCGGCATATCCCGATTCTAGCTATCGCCGAACCGGAGGACCGCGCCAAAATCCTGCGCTGTCTCGACCTTGGCGTGAATGATTATCTGCTGCGCCCGATCGACCGCAACGAGCTCATCGCCCGCGTGCGCACCCAGCTGCGCCGCAAACGCTACGCGGACGGCTTGCGCCAGAATGTCGAGGCCTCGATCGAAATGGCGGTGGTCGACGCTCTGACGGGCCTTCACAACCGGCGCTATCTCGACGGCGCTCTCGCCGCTCTCCTTGAGGAAGCAAAGCGCAAGGCGAAGCCGCTTACCTTGATGATGTTCGACATCGATCACTTCAAGACCGTGAATGACGTGCATGGACACGAGGCCGGCGACCAACTCCTGCAAAATTTGGCCGCGCGGATCAAGGGTTTGATCCGCAGCGCCGATCTTTTCTGCCGGCTCAGCGGCGATGAGTTCGTCATATTGATGCCTGAGACGCGTCTCGACGTCGCAGCCAGGGTCGCCGAGCGTGTGCGCGCCGGCGTCGAAAGCCAAGGGATTCCAGTCGAAGCCAGGGAGCGGCCCCTTTCGGTGACGATTTCCATCGGCTTGGCGGAGAGCGCCCAGGACGCGGCGGATTTGTTGCGCCGCGCGGACAAAGCGCTTTACCGATCAAAACAGTCGGGCCGCAACCGTGTCTTCATCGATGCGGCGGCGCCGGTGCGCCTAGAACGGATGACGGGTCTTCGCGTCGTCCGTTCGTCATGAGCCGCGCCAGAATCGTCCCGTTAACGAAAGAGAGAAATCGGCCGCAACAAGTCGTTGCATTGAGTCGGCCCTGCGCGCTAACGTTCAGACGCTGAGCTCGAGAAAATCGGGTGCGGCGCGGGAGGGGTTCCTGCAAGAAAATGTCCACCCGCGTCCCTGCGCATCACGCGCATTTGGCGACTTGACTGGAAGTTACCCTACGGAGTGCTCAGGTCCGCCGCATCTCCTGGGTCCGTAGGGTCGGCCGGCGCGCAAGTAGTAGGAGTGGCCTCCTCGAAACGCTACTTGCCGCCGGCCACCTTCGCCGGCATTTTTGCGCGCGGCGGCGTTTCAGGTTCTGAGTTTGATAGGCCGAGCCCGGGTCCAGCGGCGGGACGGCAGGGGACTTCCGGCATCAGACATGCGTTGGGCCGAGCGGTCCGATGTTTCCCATCCGATTTTTTCAACGACGCCGAAGCTTCGCGGTCCAAACTGCCTCGGCGCCGGATGCTGATCGAACCTGCGGCTACACGACCACCAGCTCCGCCGCATTGGCGAAAGCGGCGCGCTCCTGGATGAAGGCGAAACGCGCCTCGGGCTTATTGCCCATCAGGCGCTCAACGGAATCCGACGTGCCCTCCCGATCCTCGGGCAGCACGACCACGCGTAGCAGACCGCGGCTCTTGGGATTCATCGTCGTCTCTTTAAGCTGCGCGGGAAGCATTTCCCCCAAGCCTTTGAAACGACTGACTTCTACCTTGCCGCGTCCAGTCAGTGTCCGGGCGATCAATTGATCCTTGTGGGCGTCGTCGCGCGCATAGACATGACGCGCGCCCTGAGTCAGGCGGTAAAGCGGGGGCACGGCCAGATAGAGATGGCCCCCTTCGATCAACTTCGGCGTCTGCCGGTAGAAGAAGGTAATCAGCAGCGAGGCGATATGCGCCCCATCGACGTCGGCGTCCGTCATGATGATGATCTTCTCGTAGCGTAGGTCCTCGTCCTTGTAATGGGCGCCGAGGCCGCATCCGAGCGCCTGGATCAGATCGCTCAATTGCTGATTGGCGGCCAATTTGTCGCGCGTGGCGCTGGCGACGTTCAAGATCTTGCCCCGCAAGGGCAGGACCGCCTGATTGGCCCGGTCGCGCGCCTGTTTGGCTGATCCTCCTGCTGAATCGCCTTCGACAATAAAGATTTCAGAGCCTTGCGCCGAGTTATTCGAGCAGTCTGCGAGCTTTCCCGGCAGCCGTAACTTGCGGCTCGCGGTTTTGCGCGCGACGTCCTTTTCCGCGCGGCGGCGTAAACGGTCTTCGGCGCGCTCGACGGTCCAGTCCAGCAGTTTGAGGGCGTGCGACGGCGCCGCGGCGAGCCAATGGTCGAAAGCGTCGCGGACCGCGGATTCGACAATGCGTGAGGCCTCCGTCGTCATCAGGCGGCCTTTGTTCTGGCCTTGAAACTCGGGCTCCCGAATGAAAACCGAGATGATCGCGGCGCAGGACGTCATAATGTCGTCGCTGATAATCGATGCCGCGCGCTTGCCCTGGCCGATCCGTTCGGCGTGATCCTTGAGGCCGCGCAGCAAAGCCGTGCGCAGCCCCGCTTCATGCGTGCCGCCGTCCGGGGTCGGAATCGTATTGCAATAGGAATGCACGAAGCCATCGTCGAGGCTGAGCCATGACAACGCCCATTCGAGCGATCCATGACCACCGGGCTTTTCGATCTTGCCCGTGAAAATCGGCTCGATAACGAGCTCCTTGCCTTCGATGTCCTGCGCGAGAAAGTCCTTGAGGCCGCCAGGGAAGTGAAAGACCGCCTCGGCCGGGACGTTCGTATTCGCATCGCGCCATTCTGGAGCGCAATGCCAGCGGATTTCGACGCCTCCGAACAAATAGGCTTTGGCTCGCGCCATTTTGAACAGGCGGCCCGGCTTGAAATGGACGCCTTTGCCGAAAATCTGATCATCTGGCTTGAAGCGCACGCGCGTCCCGCGCCGGTTCGGCGCCTTGCCGACCTGCTCCAGCTTGCTCGTCGGAACGCCCCGCGCAAAACTTTGCCGGTAGAGCATCTGGCCTCGCGCGACTTCGACCTCGACCTGTTCGGAGAGCGCGTTGACGACGGAGACGCCGACGCCATGCAGGCCGCCGGAGGTCTGATAGGCGCCAGAATCGAATTTCCCGCCCGCATGGAGCGTCGTCATGATGACTTCGAGCGCCGATTTCTTCGGAAATTTCGGATGCGGGTCGATCGGGACGCCGCGGCCATTATCGGTGACGCTGAGGAAACCCGAGGCTTCATAATTGACGTCGATAAAAGAGGCGTGGCCAGCGACGGCCTCGTCCATGGCGTTATCGAGAACCTCCGCGAACAGATGGTGGAGCGCGGCTTCGTCCGTCCCGCCGATATACATGCCAGGGCGCCGGCGCACCGGCTCCAGCCCTTCCAGCACTTCGATGGAGGCGGCGGTGTAGCCGGACTCTCCTGGAGTCCCACGGCTCGGCTCCCGGGTGAGCGCCTCGGCTTTGGCGGCGGGCGCTACGCTTTTGGCCTCGCGCCGGGCGGGAGCCTGCTTGCGGGCCGCGCCGCCGAAAAGATCACCATGATTGGCCATGAATTCGTCTGTCCCTCAACGTTGGGGTCCTTATGACATGAACGCGGCGGAAAGGGAACGGAACAGAAACATATTTAAGGGGATAGCGCCGCGATGCGGGGTAAAAAACTTGTTCCGGCGGCGCCAGCGGGAGCGTCTGGCGGACGAAAAAGGGCGGCCTGAAGGCCGCCCATGCTTCGCCCCGGAGAGAGCTTTTCAGTAGGAATAATACATGTCGAATTCGACCGGATGCGGCGTCATTTCGAAGCGCATCACGTCGATCATCTTCAGTTCGATATAGCTATCGATGAAGTCATCATCGAAGACGCCGCCGGCCTTGAGGAAGGCGCGGTCCTTGTCGAG
Protein-coding sequences here:
- a CDS encoding PleD family two-component system response regulator, which codes for MTARVLVVDDILPNLKLLEARLTAEYFDVVTCTNGPEALSVCSKGDCDIVLLDVMMPGMNGFEVCRRLKADPATAHIPVVMVTALDQTSDRLTGLEAGADDFLTKPIDEIALLARVRSLARLRLALDELRTRAMRAAQLGINNPLASVMNENGSGGRILVVDDRRSSSETVTGALRALHDVELEPDALEALVEGAAGRYDLFIVSLSLNAYDGLRLCSQIRSVEATRHIPILAIAEPEDRAKILRCLDLGVNDYLLRPIDRNELIARVRTQLRRKRYADGLRQNVEASIEMAVVDALTGLHNRRYLDGALAALLEEAKRKAKPLTLMMFDIDHFKTVNDVHGHEAGDQLLQNLAARIKGLIRSADLFCRLSGDEFVILMPETRLDVAARVAERVRAGVESQGIPVEARERPLSVTISIGLAESAQDAADLLRRADKALYRSKQSGRNRVFIDAAAPVRLERMTGLRVVRSS
- the parE gene encoding DNA topoisomerase IV subunit B, translated to MANHGDLFGGAARKQAPARREAKSVAPAAKAEALTREPSRGTPGESGYTAASIEVLEGLEPVRRRPGMYIGGTDEAALHHLFAEVLDNAMDEAVAGHASFIDVNYEASGFLSVTDNGRGVPIDPHPKFPKKSALEVIMTTLHAGGKFDSGAYQTSGGLHGVGVSVVNALSEQVEVEVARGQMLYRQSFARGVPTSKLEQVGKAPNRRGTRVRFKPDDQIFGKGVHFKPGRLFKMARAKAYLFGGVEIRWHCAPEWRDANTNVPAEAVFHFPGGLKDFLAQDIEGKELVIEPIFTGKIEKPGGHGSLEWALSWLSLDDGFVHSYCNTIPTPDGGTHEAGLRTALLRGLKDHAERIGQGKRAASIISDDIMTSCAAIISVFIREPEFQGQNKGRLMTTEASRIVESAVRDAFDHWLAAAPSHALKLLDWTVERAEDRLRRRAEKDVARKTASRKLRLPGKLADCSNNSAQGSEIFIVEGDSAGGSAKQARDRANQAVLPLRGKILNVASATRDKLAANQQLSDLIQALGCGLGAHYKDEDLRYEKIIIMTDADVDGAHIASLLITFFYRQTPKLIEGGHLYLAVPPLYRLTQGARHVYARDDAHKDQLIARTLTGRGKVEVSRFKGLGEMLPAQLKETTMNPKSRGLLRVVVLPEDREGTSDSVERLMGNKPEARFAFIQERAAFANAAELVVV
- a CDS encoding response regulator; translated protein: MEKTILIVEDNELNMKLFNDLLEAHGYRTVQTRSGVEAVGLARQHMPDLILMDIQLPEVSGLEVTRRLKEDEGLRHIPVIAITAFAMKGDEDKIRQGGCEAYLSKPISIVKFLETVRSYLHEQ
- a CDS encoding DUF3572 domain-containing protein yields the protein MQNGGNRSNPGKAAGPREAAKESAEALAIEVLGYIAADPAALERFMSLSGLEIGNLRAAAAEPGFFVGVLDFLASNEALLLAFAANAGRDPAAVLRARHLLAPPEEMI